One window of Ciconia boyciana chromosome 10, ASM3463844v1, whole genome shotgun sequence genomic DNA carries:
- the FZD5 gene encoding frizzled-5, with protein sequence MGGRGLPVPLLLGLPLLLGLPAAGRAASKALVCQEITVPMCKGIGYNLTYMPNQFNHDTQDEAGLEVHQFWPLVEIQCSPDLRFFLCSMYTPICLPDYTKPLPPCRSVCERAKAGCSPIMQQYGFAWPERMSCDSLPVLGDTEVLCMGYNRTEATTLPPFFGKPTRPAKDAAKNLTPLGGQRPSGLDCGRTCKCKAPLIPISKESHPLYNRIRTGQVPNCAIPCYQPYFTQDEKTFATFWIGLWSILCFLSTSTTVATFLIDMERFKYPERPIIFLSACYLFVSVGYIVRLVAGHANVACNPEHHHIHYETTGPALCTVVFLLLYFFGMASSIWWVILSLTWFLAAGMKWGNEAIASYAQYFHLAAWLIPSAKSIAVLALSSVDGDPVAGVCYVGNQSLENLRGFVLAPLVVYLFTGSLFLLAGFVSLFRIRSVIKQGGTKTDKLEKLMIRIGIFTVLYTVPATIVIACYIYEQHNREAWERAQNCSCPGDPHRPKPNYAVFMLKYFMCLVVGITSGVWIWSGKTLESWRRFTARFCRARKPAGASVYGEASPALAGRTVLPSMASYHKQVPLSHV encoded by the coding sequence ATgggcggccgggggctgccggtgccgctgctgctggggctgccgctgctgctggggctgccggcggcggggcgcgccgCCTCCAAGGCGCTGGTGTGCCAGGAGATCACGGTGCCGATGTGCAAGGGCATCGGCTACAACCTCACCTACATGCCCAACCAGTTCAACCACGACACGCAGGACGAGGCCGGGCTGGAGGTGCACCAGTTCTGGCCGCTGGTGGAGATCCAGTGCTCCCCGGACCTGcgcttcttcctctgcagcatgtACACCCCCATCTGCCTGCCCGACTACACCAAGCCGCTGCCCCCCTGCCGCTCCGTCTGCGAGCGGGCCAAGGCCGGCTGCTCGCCCATCATGCAGCAGTACGGCTTCGCCTGGCCCGAGAGGATGAGCTGCGACAGCCTGCCGGTGCTGGGGGACACCGAGGTGCTCTGCATGGGATACAACCGCACAGAAGCCACCACCCTGCCGCCTTTCTTCGGGAAGCCCACGCGCCCAGCCAAGGACGCGGCCAAAAACCTGACGCCGCTGGGCGGGCAGCGCCCCTCGGGGCTGGACTGCGGCCGGACTTGCAAGTGCAAAGCGCCCCTGATCCCCATCTCCAAGGAGTCCCATCCGCTGTACAACCGCATCAGGACTGGGCAGGTACCCAACTGCGCCATCCCCTGCTACCAGCCCTACTTTACCCAGGATGAGAAGACCTTCGCCACCTTCTGGATTGGCCTCTGGTCCatcctctgcttcctctccacCTCCACCACCGTGGCCACCTTCCTCATCGACATGGAGCGCTTCAAGTACCCCGAGCGCCCCATCAtcttcctctctgcttgctACCTCTTCGTCTCCGTGGGCTACATTGTGCGGCTGGTGGCAGGGCATGCCAACGTGGCTTGTAACCCGGAGCACCACCACATCCACTATGAGACCACGGGCCCTGCCCTCTGCACCgtggttttccttctcctctactTCTTCGGCATGGCCAGCTCCATCTGGTGGGTCATCCTGTCCCTCACCTGGTTCCTGGCAGCCGGCATGAAGTGGGGCAACGAGGCCATCGCTAGCTACGCGCAGTACTTCCACCTGGCTGCCTGGCTCATCCCCAGTGCCAAATCCATCGCCGTACTGGCACTCAGCTCCGTGGACGGCGACCCGGTAGCTGGGGTTTGCTATGTGGGCAACCAGAGCCTGGAGAACCTGCGGGGCTTCGTGCTGGCACCACTGGTGGTTTATCTCTTCACCGGCAGCCTCTTCCTGCTGGCCGGCTTCGTCTCACTCTTTCGCATCCGCAGCGTGATCAAGCAGGGTGGCACCAAGACTgacaagctggagaagctgaTGATCCGCATCGGCATCTTCACTGTGCTCTACACCGTGCCTGCCACCATCGTCATCGCCTGCTACATCTACGAGCAGCACAACCGGGAGGCGTGGGAGCGGGCGCAGAACTGCTCCTGCCCGGGGGACCCTCACCGCCCCAAACCCAACTACGCCGTCTTCATGCTCAAGTACTTCATGTGCCTTGTGGTGGGCATCACCTCCGGCGTTTGGATCTGGTCCGGCAAGACGCTGGAGTCCTGGAGGCGCTTCACAGCCCGCTTCTGCCGGGCCAGGAAGCCCGCGGGTGCCTCTGTGTATGGCGAGGCCAGCCCGGCCCTGGCAGGCAGGACGGTGCTGCCCAGCATGGCCTCCTACCACAAGCAGGTCCCGCTGTCCCACGTGTGA